The following proteins are co-located in the Zonotrichia albicollis isolate bZonAlb1 chromosome 1, bZonAlb1.hap1, whole genome shotgun sequence genome:
- the LOC102062988 gene encoding transthyretin, with amino-acid sequence MAFQSVLFVFLAGLVFFSEAAPLVSHGSVDSKCPLMVKVLDAVRGSPASGVNVKVFKQAEDGSWQDFAVGKTTEYGEIHDLTSEEQFVEGKYMVKFDTSSYWKALGLSAFHEYADVVFTANDSGHRHYTIAALLSPFSYSTTAVVTDPQE; translated from the exons ATGGCCTTTCAGTCTGTGCTCTTTGTTTTCTTAGCTGGACTGGTATTTTTCTCTGAAGCTGCACCACTG GTCTCCCATGGCTCTGTTGATTCCAAATGCCCTCTTATGGTGAAAGTGCTGGATGCAGTCAGAGGAAGCCCTGCATCTGGTGTCAACGTTAAAGTTTTTAAACAGGCTGAAGATGGAAGCTGGCAGGACTTTGCTGTTGG GAAAACCACAGAGTACGGGGAGATTCATGATCTCACATCCGAAGAACAGTTTGTAGAGGGAAAGTACATGGTGAAGTTTGACACCAGCTCCTACTGGAAGGCGCTCGGGCTTTCTGCATTCCATGAATACGCTGAT gtgGTGTTCACTGCTAACGACTCCGGCCACCGCCACTACACCATCGCCGCTCTCCTCAGCCCTTTCTCCTACTCAACCACTGCTGTTGTCACTGACCCCCAGGAATAA